TGATCCCAGCATGAGCGATTCTTTTTCTGGTAAACTATTGGTAAAAGGCCAGTTTTATAATATGACAGTAATGGGCCAAAATATCATTAGTGATAGTAAAACTATTTGGACAGTTATTGAAGATGAGGAAGTTCAAATAGACGATGCACCCACTGAAGAGGAAGAAGCAGAAAATTTATTTAGTCCAACTAAAATATTCAAGTTTTATGAAAAAGGGTTTAAATACAAATACGATCAAGAAATAAATATAAAAGGTGTTATCTGTGATCAGATTAATCTATTCCCAGAAGAAAGCGAGGATAAGAGTTTTCACACCATTAAATTAATAGTAAAACGAGCTGAAAAGCAGATCCTTTCTGTTATTATTAACGGCAAAGATGGGATGACCTACACTTATAGTATTTCTAAGTTCGAAACAAATACACCTCTTACAGACGATATTTTCAAGTTTGACACTAAGAAACATCCTAATATTGAAGTGAACGATCTTCGTTTATAATTCTTCAATAGCTACTTCGCTTAGAGACCTTATTCTGCTGGAATAAATAGGACTGA
This portion of the Flavobacteriales bacterium genome encodes:
- a CDS encoding outer membrane lipoprotein carrier protein LolA, with product MNKALTLITGLLILCTSLLNAQTSMQDPQAKKILDGLSAKLKTYKTITAEFTNTMEDKADPSMSDSFSGKLLVKGQFYNMTVMGQNIISDSKTIWTVIEDEEVQIDDAPTEEEEAENLFSPTKIFKFYEKGFKYKYDQEINIKGVICDQINLFPEESEDKSFHTIKLIVKRAEKQILSVIINGKDGMTYTYSISKFETNTPLTDDIFKFDTKKHPNIEVNDLRL